The Buteo buteo chromosome 3, bButBut1.hap1.1, whole genome shotgun sequence genomic sequence CCAGCTAGGAAAACTCAGCTGACTTTCCCACtgcacaaatacaaataaaagcaaaacagactaCAGATGGAAATGTAAAATGggaaagaacagcaaaagagCTATTACACTATCTTTCATGctatgaagaagaagaaattactgACATCCATTTCTTAatctacatttatttattttcctgattcacagaaaatattatgACAGTGAATTCTGTAAGTTGTTAAAATGCAGGTTTTCCCTGCTAATTGATATAGTACTGTACCTCACAAGAATTGTTTGGGGTGGAAGTGTTGTTATCTGACTCTGTTGCTGGAGATGTATCTGCTCTCAAGATATGAGGAAGATAACTGTGTTTACAAAACCGGGTTTCAAGAACGTGCATTACAAAGACGTTCCTATATTGATGCAACCACACACTATCACAGTACCAGTAAATCATTGTAACCAAGCTTTTAATgtcatttataaaaaaatagagTTATTTACATTTGCAACTTATTTGATGGCATCCTCTTTTATTACAGCATTTGAATCAGTGAAGAAATGTCACTAGAACTCATTTGAGGGTAGACTTTTCAAAGACAAGCATGACAGCACAggcaaaatgtttaaaacattgTGAATTCTTGTTATTTTGCAGCATCATACAAACTCATTCTTCACAACACATGTACCCTGGCCTTACTGTAAGCAGAATTCCCTTCCAGAGTAAGGCACAGAAACTCTGCCACATTTCTAGGGACAGTCCCACATTCTTAGATGTGGCACTTCAAGACATAACCAGAGGAATTAGTTTAATTCCAATGGACGGTAGGCTAAATGCAGACTGTAGCCACTTacagttttttaagaaaactctggttaaaagggcaagaaaaaatATGACTATACTTATTGCATAGTTGCAGTAAACCAGATCCATGAATACAAAAGCCATCaaaatatattataaatctATCTGAGTTTCAAAGCTACtctaaaatactgctttgctTTAGAATACAAATAACACTGTTCGGGGTTAGTTTGTAGAGTTGTATTTTGGTCCATGCTGTTAATTCTATACCATTATATTCCTCTTCCATTAGTTTAAAAGCCTCGGAACAACAGGTCCTCAGGCGGTGATAAGGATGATGAAGCCAAAGAAGGGCCTTTCCAAATCTCAGActtcagctgctgcagtcaGTTCATAAAAACTCTGATTTCCACCGCCTCCCTTCTTTAGCGCTTTAAATAAACTTCCCTCAGAACTCTAAGGGAAAAGAATGACAGGGGACACAGATTTAGCACTGTTAGAGATGGAGGTTTGTCCCCATCTTCTAGTCTTGAGCCGATAAATCACAGCTCTTAAAAATATGcagcccattaaaaaaaaagatcaacatcaacaacaaaaaaacaatttaCTTTGACTATGCAGTAGTCCCACATAATCTGCTGGCAGTAGAAACTTCTTTGGTGTCAGAGTCAGGTCTTCCTGAAACCACAAATGGCCAAGTCTGTGGGCAAAAAAGGTATTtcacatattaaaaagaaagtttatcGTGGTATGAAACTGGAGCCTTATTACTGATAGATGTCTAACTGCGGTTCAGTTGCAAACACGTCATCATGTTTTAGTCCCTGTGGGAAGCACAGAGAGCGCCGAGTTCCtctaacaaatattttcattacgTTTTTCGTTGTATTTAAATGCTCCGCAATAGGGCTGCAACGGCCAGCAACAAATCGTTCTCATCAAAACCGCAACGCTTCTCTTGCTTTGCAACTGTTTGCATcgttttataaataaaaagcatatacACGATTCAGAAAGAACCCCTCTGCGCTCAATGAGCAGCCTTTTTAGCCCCGTGGCACGCACCAGGCGTTTGGTCGTGTACCGATGGACTACGGACGGCTTGCTGGTGCTGCAAGCCAGCCCTCAGAGCGGACTGCTCCTTTTTCGGACATTAAGCTTGCCTAACGCCCGaggaatttatttctttaggaTCCGCTACTCCGACTCCCCAGAACAGACACGCCCGCCACCACCGTGGGCCGATCGCGGCTCTCGACTCGCCCCCGGGGCCAGGATTACCGGGGAGGCACGAAGCAGTCGGGGTCGCCCCGCGGCTTCTTCGAGGGCGGGCACGGCTTGAGCGCtctccccgtgccccccccccccgggccggcTGCCCCTCGCCGCGCATCCCGAAGGCGCCGGGGCCGCGCCCGGcctccgcgcccccccccccctccccgcgccggcccgcgCCGTACCAGGTTGACGGGGTGGACGTATCCGTTCTCGTAGCGgtcctcctgcaggagctgccggAGGTGGGCGATGTAGCTGGACGCCAGGCGCAGCGTGTCCAGCTTGGAGAGCTTGGTGTCGGGCGGCACCCAGGGCAGGCTCGTCTTCAGCCGGGAGAACGCCTTGCTCAGCACCCGCATCCGCGCCCGCTCCCGCGCGTTGGCCGCGTTGCGCTGGGACTGCTTCCCCTCGggcggcggcccccgcggccccggcgccgcctTCTtgcccccggggccgccgccccgcgcccgctTCCTCttgccgccgctgcccgccggccccgccgcgcagCTGCCCTcgccgtcctcctcctcctcctcctcctcctcttcctcctcctcctcctcctcctccgccgccgaGGAGTTGTCCCCCGAGGGGTAGAGCTCGCCGCGGGGCTGGCgcttggccggcggcggcggcggcggcggcgtcgGCGTCGGGTAGTCCAGCTGCAGCGCCCGCAGGTCCATGTCGGGCAGCTCCTCCGCCTCGCTCCCGGAGCCCGCGGACATCGCCccgggagggaggcagggaggcgggcagcggggcaggcGGGAGGGGGCGGACGCCCGAGGCGCGCCGGCGAGTGGGCCcggcgcggggcggccccgccgcggaGAGTCCGTgccggcgcggggcgggggggcgggtggggggggcgcGGAGGGGGGATGCGCCCCTTGACAGCGCTATATATCGGGTGTCCGCGGAGCGAACCATCTGCCGGGCGGAGGGGAGGCGTGGGGGCGCGGGGGAGGGGGTAGGACCCGGCTGAGCCCCGCGCCGGGGGCGGCGCCTCCCCGGCCCGCGGCGGTGCGCGGGGCCAGACCCCCacgggcgggggtggggggcggaCGGGAGGCGGCGGACACGCACACACGCGCGCCCGCGGGGATGTCTCCAGGTGTACGTGTGCTCTCGGCAGCGACGCCGCCGTGTGACTGGGCGCTTCTCCTGCGGCACAGAGCCCTCTCCTCGCCCCCGGGGGCGGCAgatcccccccttcccccctccgGGCTGATCCCGCGAGGGCTTtcgcggggaggggggcaccGCTCCCTGCccctgaggcggcggcggccgggctgaggctgagcgccaCCCGCGGCTCTGCCCCCTGCCCACCTGCGTTCGCTCTCCCTCCCGCCTTTCCTTCGAGGTCGGGGGGATTCTTCCACCGCCTCAACCCGCGCCCGCTGCCCGCAGCCGAGCGGTGCGGGGGGACGGGGCCAAGCCCAGGCTGCGGGTCAggcccccgcccgccggggTGTCCCCCTGCCCGCCGCCTGCCCCGCTCCCAGAGGCGGCTGCGCGGCTCCCGGTGCCCCCCCGGCGGAGCGGGCGGAGGCAGCGGGAGCGGCGGTCCTCGGGCGTGGGTTTGCCATTTGGGGGGAGCAACGCAGAAAGTCGCTGGAAACGCGCGGAGGGTGCTTTGATGGTGTCGGTAACGCGGGGTGAAGCTACAGACAGCAGCCGAGGAGTGTAACGTGTCCGAGGGCTTCTCCGTCCTCAGAGCAGTTAATTGAAAACCAGTTAATTGGGCTGTGTACAGCTTTGCGCCACAGGGCAAATGAAGCGGGACAACTTTTCGAGGTACTCGCgggcttttttttaacaaataccGCGCTACAGCTTTTATAGCGTCCACGGGCGAGTGGGGGACCCAGCATCCACTGGAAATGCTGATACGCAAATTCAACAGGggtataaattaaaaaaaaaaaaattaaaaaaatcaaccaacAACTTGtatccctcccacccccccaaaatatcCCTTCTTTCCAAGATGAATAACTGGCATTTGGTTCCTCGCTGGCCTTCACGGCCCTGCCTGGATACGGTTAACCAGAACAAAAATTCAGCTCGCAGAAAAGAATCTAATGACTACAACAGGTGGAAAGATCTTGTCCCGCAATTTTTGCTCCCggtttttcccttccatttccCTCCTGGCCGAGTGGAACCTTcccggctgctgctgcacaaCTTTCCTGGCACCGCCGGCCGCCTTTTCGCCCAGCGCTTTGCACTTCACTCCCCGCCAACGCTGTGGTCTTATTGAGGGCCACTTAACGCTGTATAAACCTCGGCTTCACCCGCTGGGGCTAGAACCACATCAGAGCCGGGTTTAACAGCAACCTTTCCAAGTGAAACTTGCCATTTCTTGAACCACTGAAACAGGCGGCTGATCTTGCAACTGGATCTCTTGAACTTGGTTTGACACTACAGTGCTCTGGCTGGGTCCCACACGCCGTATGGTGAAAGGTGCCGGACTTTGGGGTTGCTCTGTCTCCCCAATTAGCCGACATTATCcgtatattacatatatatatatataaagatacTGCAGGGGAAGAGATATAGGTTTACTTTTTCCCTCCGTCTGGGTTGTTTATACAGGTGCGGGCTGAACGCTTTCCCTGCTAAAGATTAATGGGAGAAAGGGCtgaatttctttaaacaaagaagaaaatggtacCCAGTCTTAAAAGCCACAATGGCAAATCTCACCTTTCGCGCCCACCTCTGCCTCGGCGGATTAAAGCTGAAGCATGAGGAAGACTTCGTCTCATTTAATGAAAGTATTGGAGGCGGGGGGAATAGCCAGGTCGTCTTTGCCTGCCTCTTGGTTAGTAAAGGAAGTGGGAAACGCAATGGAGTTAATAGGGAGTGAAT encodes the following:
- the MSC gene encoding musculin, whose amino-acid sequence is MSAGSGSEAEELPDMDLRALQLDYPTPTPPPPPPPAKRQPRGELYPSGDNSSAAEEEEEEEEEEEEEEEEDGEGSCAAGPAGSGGKRKRARGGGPGGKKAAPGPRGPPPEGKQSQRNAANARERARMRVLSKAFSRLKTSLPWVPPDTKLSKLDTLRLASSYIAHLRQLLQEDRYENGYVHPVNLTWPFVVSGRPDSDTKEVSTASRLCGTTA